A stretch of the Fusarium musae strain F31 chromosome 2, whole genome shotgun sequence genome encodes the following:
- a CDS encoding hypothetical protein (EggNog:ENOG41~CAZy:CE10~antiSMASH:Cluster_2.7~MEROPS:MER0033188) yields the protein MKSLTSFVAVALAACTVTDARGLHYQPEAPLNIETTSGHLSGFINKTAPDVRQFLGVAYAEPPLKSLRFQPPKRKHSSEHIPAKKYAPSCKQIISKNPTVYTEHMTQFLINGGDSEDCLYLNVYAPLKPTAKKLPVFIYIPGGGFTGGGADSLYKIPDKWIQKTQSHIVVTMNYRVNLFGFPNAEAAQQNVGLLDQRMVVEWTRDNVAAFGGDPHKMTLWGQSAGAGSVGMYGYAYPKDLIVQGLISDSGAPAMLAKAYGNHSSFDTLADKVGCKGLEGKKQLTCMQKVDASTLQKVYSETPTISFTPVGDNITAFSNTTDRLARGLVTRVPWIFGNNANEGAGFGTYDPNGVTPAQTAIGLQAIVCPVAAEVKYYYTGNFSNITPLPWIGATHSAELPLLFGTHYEYRGNSTEYEWEVAEGMQSLWLSFANNPKKNPQVGKVTWPLYKPNENKMAVFAETGKKWFQLGKGSLTETQCK from the exons ATGAAGTCTCTCACCTCATTCGTCGCTGTGGCTTTGGCTGCCTGCACCGTTACTGATGCCCGTGGACTGCACTATCAACCTGAAGCTCCACTAAATATCGAGACAACCAGTGGTCATCTCTCAGGTTTCATCAACAAGACCGCCCCGGATGTTCGCCAATTCCTTGGAGTTGCCTACGCCGAACCCCCTCTCAAGTCTCTTCGCTTCCAACCTCCCAAGCGAAAGCACAGCTCAGAGCATATACCAGCCAAGAAGTACGCGCCGTCATGCAAGCAAATCATCAGCAAGAACCCAACAGTCTACACTGAGCACATGACTCAGTTTCTTATCAATGGCGGCGACTCTGAGGATTGTTTGTATCTCAATGTCTACGCCCCATTGAAGCCAACTGCAAAGAAACTGCCTGTCTTTATCTACATTCCCGGTGGTGGGTTTACAGGCGGTGGGGCAGACTCGCTTTACAAGATCCCTGACAAGTGGATTCAGAAGACTCAGTCTCACATCGTTGTCACCATGAACTATCGTGTCAACCTCTTTGGCTTCCCCAACGCTGAAGCTGCGCAGCAAAATGTTGGCTTGCTCGACCAGCGTATGGTTGTTGAATGGACACGTGATAACGTTGCagcctttggtggtgatccTCACAAGATGACTCTCTGGGGCCAGtctgctggtgctggctcAGTTGGCATGTACGGATACGCTTACCCCAAGGACCTCATCGTCCAGGGTTTGATCTCTGATTCTGGCGCTCCGGCAATGCTGGCTAAGGCTTATGGTAACCACTCCAGCTTCGACACTCTTGCTGATAAGGTTGGCTGCAAGGGATTGGAGGGCAAGAAGCAATTGACCTGCATGCAAAAGGTTGATGCTTCAACGTTGCAGAAGGTTTACTCTGAGACACCGACCATCTCCTTCACTCCCGTTGGAGATAACATCACCGCCTTTTCCAACACGACCGACCGGCTAGCGCGAGGTCTGGTCACCAGAGTG CCATGGATCTTTGGTAACAATGCCAACGAAGGTGCTGGATTCGGCACGTACGATCCTAACGGTGTGACGCCAGCCCAGACTGCTATTGGACTGCAGGCTATCGTCTGCCCAGTTGCTGCTGAGGTCAA ATATTATTACACTGGAAATTTCTCCAACATTACCCCTCTTCCCTGGATTGGCGCGACTCATAGCG ctgagcttcctcttctcttcggAACGCACTATGAATACCGTGGCAACTCCACCGAATACGAATGGGAGGTTGCCGAGGGCATGCAAA GTCTTTGGCTCTCCTTCGCAAACAACCCCAAGAAGAACCCTCAAGTTGGAAAGGTTACTTGGCCATTGTACAAGCCGAATGAGAACAAGATGGCTGTTTTTGCAGAGACTGGAAAGAAGTGGTTCCAGTTAGGCAAAGGGTCTCTGACCGAAACTCAATGCAAGTAA
- the FUB6 gene encoding Dehydrogenase fub6 (EggNog:ENOG41~SMCOG1028:crotonyl-CoA reductase / alcohol dehydrogenase~antiSMASH:Cluster_2.7): MGGEVSNKTWVFKKSPSSLPEPGVHTTFEDRPLSLVAPPGGLVIKLLTAGLDPHQRDRMRGAGNVDYVPGYELDEPITNFSIAKVIRSDNDAFEEGSLIAGSLPIAEYGIIPKELIDARAMASPLVWKVSNDYNLDVKHYVGTLGLAGMTAWNSFYGLVKPVKGETIWINAASSSVGEVVVQLAKIEGMKIIASVSSDEKLDYVVNELGADVGFNYRKEPVGKALKRLAPDGLDVVFENVGGDHFQAAIENMKWFGRIISCGTASQYNKPAEEQYGVTNLSEIFRRRIKIQGFIFWDDNIYTDNIENFKATMPKWVSEGKIKSRYTQFEGIEQADKAFLSMFTGGSHGKTVLKISDP; encoded by the exons ATGGGTGGCGAAGTCTCAAACAAGACCTGGGTCTTTAAAAAGTCCCCCTCAAGCCTACCAGAGCCAGGCGTCCACACCACTTTCGAGGATCGACCCTTGAGCCTAGTCGCACCGCCCGGCGGTCTcgtcatcaagctcctcacaGCTGGTCTCGATCCCCATCAGAGAGATCGCATGAGAGGGGCTGGTAACGTTGACTACGTGCCTGGCTATGAACTCGACGAGCCCATCACCAACTTCTCTATCGCCAAAGTCATCCGCTCAGATAATGATGCTTTTGAGGAGGGAAGCTTGATCGCTGGTAGTCTTCCTATTGCCGAATACGGTATTATCCCGAAAGAGCTCATTGATGCTAGAGCGATGGCGTCGCCGCTTGTTTGGAAGGTCTCCAACGATTACAACCTTGATGTTAAGCACTATGTTGGTACCCTTGGTTTGGCTGGTATGACTGCTTGGAACTCATTCTACGGTCTCGTCAAGCCTGTCAAGGGCGAGACGATCTGGATTAACGCTGCATCAAGCTCTGTTGGTGAAGTTGTCGTTCAActggccaagatcgagggCATGAAGATCATTGCCAGTGTTAGCTCTGATGAAAAGCTCGACTACGTGGTCAATGAGCTTGGTGCAGATGTCGGCTTCAACTACCGAAAGGAACCAGTTGGCAAAGCCCTCAAGCGTCTTGCACCAGATGGGCTAGACgttgtctttgagaatgTCGGCGGTGATCATTTCCAAGCTGCTATTGAGAACATGAAGTGGTTCGGCCGCATCATCAGCTGTGGAACA GCATCCCAGTACAACAAGCCTGCTGAAGAACAGTATGGAGTCACCAACCTGTCGGAGATCTTCCGCCGTCGCATCAAGATCCagggcttcatcttctgggaTGATAACATTTACACTGACAACATTGAGAACTTCAAGGCTACTATGCCGAAGTGGGTTTCGGAGGGAAAGATCAAATCGCGCTATACTCAGTTTGAAGGCATTGAGCAGGCTGATAAGGCGTTTTTGTCGATGTTTACTGGTGGGAGCCATGGTAAGACCGTGCTCAAGATTAGCGACCCTTAA
- the FUB7 gene encoding Sulfhydrylase fub7 (EggNog:ENOG41~SMCOG1168:O-succinylhomoserine sulfhydrylase~antiSMASH:Cluster_2.7) encodes MAEQVFQNFETLQLHAGYTPDPHTRSTAVPIYATSSYTFNDSAHGARLFGLKELGNIYSRLMNPTVDVFEKRIAALEGGIAAAATSSGQAAQFLTIATLAKAGDNIVASSHLYGGTYNQLNVLLPRFGIKTKFVRSGKLEDYVAAIDDQTRAIYVESMSNPDYVVPDFEGIAKIAHEHGIPLVVDNTLGAGGYYIRPIEHGADIVVHSATKWIGGHGTTIGGVIVDSGRFNWNKHSDRFPEMVEPSPSYHGLKYWEAFGPATFITRIRVEMLRDIGACLSPFSAQQLLLGIETLGLRAERHAQNTEKLAKYFESSPNVSWVLWPGSESHPTYAQAKKYLTRGFGAMLSIGVKGDASAGSKVVDGLKLVSNLANVGDAKSLAIHPWSTTHEQLSEDERLASGVTEDMIRISVGIEHVDDIIADFEQSFQKAYGA; translated from the exons ATGGCAGAACAAGTCTTTCAGAACTTTGAGAcccttcagcttcatgcTGG ATACACGCCGGACCCGCACACGAGGTCCACTGCTGTTCCCATCTATGCGACATCT AGCTACACTTTCAACGACTCTGCTCATGGCGCGCGTCTCTTCGGTCTCAAAGAGCTCGGGAACATCTACAGTCGTCTCATGAAC CCTACTGTAGATGTCTTCGAGAAGCGAATTGCGGCCCTAGAAGGTGGTATTGCCGCTGCTGCCACTTCTTCTGGTCAAGCTGCTCAGTTCCTCACCATTGCAACTCTGGCCAAGGCCGGTGATAATATTGTTGCCAGCTCCCATTTGTACGGTGGCACATACAATCAGCTCAACGTGCTACTTCCCCGATTTGGTATCAAGACCAAGTTCGTGAGAAGCGGCAAGCTTGAGGACTATGTCGCTGCCATTGATGACCAGACTCGTGCCATTTATGTCGAGAGTATGAGTAACCCTGATTATGTCGTGCCCGACTTTGAGGGTATCGCCAAGATCGCTCATGAGCACGGTATTCCCCTTGTT GTCGACAACACTCTCGGCGCAGGCGGTTATTACATCCGTCCTATTGAACATGGAGCCGACATCGTTGTACACTCTGCGACCAAGTGGATAGGCGGTCACGGTACTACCATCGGTGGAGTCATTGTCGACAGCGGCCGCTTCAACTGGAACAAGCACTCGGACCGCTTCCCGGAGATGGTTGAACCGTCGCCCTCTTATCATGGCCTCAAGTACTGGGAGGCTTTCGGTCCTGCTACCTTCATCACTCGAATCCGCGTTGAGATGCTTCGAGACATCGGCGCTTGTCTCAGTCCCTTCTCCGCACAGCAACTCCTCCTCGGCATCGAAACCCTTGGTCTTCGAGCTGAGCGCCATGCGCAAAATACAGAGAAATTAGCCAAGTACTTTGAGTCCAGCCCCAATGTGAGCTGGGTCCTCTGGCCAGGCTCCGAGTCTCACCCAACATACgcccaggccaagaagtATCTCACACGAGGTTTCGGCGCTATGCTGAGTATTGGTGTCAAGGGAGATGCTTCAGCTGGAAGCAAGGTCGTGGATGGCCTCAAGCTCGTGTCCAACCTTGCCAATGTGGGTGATGCTAAGAGTCTTGCTATTCATCCTTGGTCGACTACACACGAACAGCTGTCCGAGGATGAGAGGCTCGCTTCTGGCGTGACGGAGGATATGATTCGTATCTCTGTTGGTATTGAGCATGTGGATGATATCATTGCCGATTTTGAGCAGTCTTTCCAGAAGGCTTATGGGGCTTAG
- a CDS encoding hypothetical protein (antiSMASH:Cluster_2.7), whose protein sequence is MEEYRSGDPSLAFVDDEAEKAPTFDDPYEERKYVKHRLALGFRVLANFGLAEGVAGHVTVRDPVDPNSFWVNPFGLHFSLIRDEDLIRVNHEAAYAIHAEIHKARPDVLCAAHSHSTYGRAFCATGRTLDMLTQDFCVFWNDHILWSNFAGLVLAPAEGKAIAAALGTKKAALLGNHGIMTVGPTIEATIAWFVLLERCCQIQLLADASSAGSGKPLLTIGEHEAKSTWEAVGTTGNGYFQGLPLFQVAEQEFNERSFLGKGLKAA, encoded by the exons ATGGAAGAATATCGAAGCGGAGACCCAAGTCTGGcttttgtcgatgatgaagccgaAAAAGCTCCGACGTTTGATGATCCTTATGAGGAGCGCAAGTATGTCAAGCACAGGCTAGCACTAGGATTCCGGGTGCTAGCAAATTTCGGTCTTGCTGAAGGCGTTGCTGGACATGTAACTGTGAGGGATCCTGTTGATCCCAATAGCTTCTGGGTAAACCCTTTCG GGCTACACTTCTCCCTTATCCGCGACGAAGACCTGATTCGCGTCAATCACGAAG CGGCCTATGCTATTCATGCAGAGATACACAAGGCTCGCCCTGATGTTCTCTGCGCGGCCCATTCGCATAGTACCTACGGACGTGCTTTTTGCGCCACTGGACGGACACTAGATATGCTCACGCAGGACTTTTGCGTATTTTGGAACGATCATATTCTGTGGTCAAATTTTGCCGGGCTTGTACTGGCCCCGGCTGAAGGCAAAGCCATTGCCGCAGCTCTGGGTACTAAGAAAGCAGCTCTTCTGGGCAACCACGGTATTATGACAGTCGGGCCCACCATTGAGGCTACTATCGCATGGTTCGTGCTGCTAGAGAGATGCTGTCAAATCCAACTTTTGGCCGACGCGAGCTCGGCAGGATCAGGAAAACCACTTTTGACGATTGGCGAGCATGAAGCTAAATCCACCTGGGAGGCAGTTGGAACGACAGGCAATGGGTACTTCCAGGGTCTCCCTCTTTTCCAGGTCGCGGAACAGGAGTTTAATGAAAGGTCTTTTCTAGGAAAAGGGCTTAAGGCAGCctga
- a CDS encoding hypothetical protein (antiSMASH:Cluster_2.7~SMCOG1170:metallo-beta-lactamase family protein) translates to MRSTNYFFTASLVLGLNSSLAQAQIKPISEFFNITTYPNEQKENVTRLLNEGRRLATDGSIHQYFQDQCITQQVYPATFTMPPGFVNPFAAFDKFFFVGHAYVHAWAYDTGDGLVVIDALDNQDEIEKIMIPDLEKLGYKGIDIKHLIITHEHIDHFGGAKYIQDQFNASVYATEAAWEGRAGQGKDSNTPVPVKDKVVVDGDVLTFGDVAIDIVQTPGHTPGTLSLIFPIVDKGKRHLAGLSGGTGTPADKTAREQKIASQNRFADIYKAKGVDVLLSNHNVADHSLYNADILAHRAPGASNPYVVGVENFYKYMRTNALCSQVIAAREGMDLDV, encoded by the coding sequence ATGCGTTcaactaattactttttcACGGCCTCCTTGGTTCTGGGACTGAACTCATCGCTTGCCCAGGCCCAGATCAAGCCCATCTCCGAGTTCTTTAACATCACTACCTACCCAAATGAGCAGAAAGAGAACGTTACGCGTCTTCTGAATGAAGGCAGGCGACTCGCCACCGATGGCTCAATTCACCAGTATTTCCAGGATCAGTGCATCACCCAGCAAGTATATCCAGCTACCTTCACCATGCCACCCGGCTTCGTGAACCCCTTCGCGGCTTTCGACAAATTCTTTTTTGTCGGCCATGCATATGTTCATGCCTGGGCGTATGATACTGGTGATGGCCTGGTTGTGATTGACGCCCTCGATAATCAGgacgagattgagaagatcatgatcCCCGACTTGGAAAAACTAGGCTACAAAGGTATCGATATCAAGCACCTTATAATCACACACGAGCACATTGACCATTTTGGGGGAGCCAAGTACATTCAAGACCAGTTTAATGCTTCTGTCTACGCCACCGAGGCGGCATGGGAGGGCAGGGCTGGACAAGGAAAGGATTCTAATACGCCAGTCCCAGTCAAAGACAAGGTGGTTGTCGATGGCGATGTCCTCACCTTCGGAGATGTTGCCATTGACATTGTGCAAACACCAGGGCACACTCCCGGCACGCTTTCACTCATCTTCCCGATTGTTGACAAGGGCAAGCGTCATTTGGCCGGACTATCTGGTGGCACCGGTACGCCAGCAGATAAGACTGCGCGAGAACAGAAAATCGCGTCACAAAACCGGTTTGCCGACATATACAAGGCGAAGGGGGTCGATGTCCTTCTCTCAAACCACAATGTCGCCGACCATAGTCTTTATAACGCCGATATTCTCGCCCACCGAGCCCCAGGCGCCTCCAATCCTTATGTCGTTGGAGTTGAGAATTTTTACAAGTATATGAGGACCAATGCACTGTGCAGCCAAGTTATTGCTGCTCGCGAGGGAATGGACTTGGATGTTTAG
- a CDS encoding hypothetical protein (EggNog:ENOG41~SMCOG1006:acyl-CoA dehydrogenase~antiSMASH:Cluster_2.7) codes for MPPDPKLYLPRNVPWSEPAWYRTGKSVYLNASHRKLRDSIRKYVDEHILPYSLEWEEKGEVPRSAALSYCKSGIPFDDIPEEFRPQDVPKLAGIPQGGLDAFHFLISTDEMSRVEGGVSIALGGASTIGLPPVLHYGTQEQKSRWFPGLFSGNVNFCLGITEPGGGSDVANIQTTAEKSSDGKFYIVNGAKKWITGASWATHMTTAVRTGGPGAKGVTVLEIPLDSPGVSRTKIFNSGQNAGGSSFVDLENVKVPVENRIGPENEGFAIIMKNFNRERYALAVGCNRKSRTCLAMSFSYAMERKTFGKRLIENQVIRRKLAEVAHRVEAHWAWLEQIAFQVNSSGEGWQEPNIASQIALVKIQGGQMVELACREAQQIFGGAGYQKGGRGATVEQISRDLRMLVVGGGSEEILTDLALRQEIGAFSKQAKM; via the exons ATGCCACCTGATCCCAAGTTATATTTACCACGAAATGTGCCATGGAGCGAACCTGCGTGGTATCGTACTGGCAAATCGGTCTACCTCAACGCATCCCATCGGAAATTGAGGGATAGTATTCGCAAATATGTTGATGAACATATCCTTCCCTACTCCTTGGAATGGGAAGAAAAAGGCGAGGTTCCACGATCAGCAGCACTGAGCTACTGTAAATCTGGAATTCCTTTCGACGACATACCAGAGGAGTTTCGACCTCAGGATGTCCCAAAACTAGCAGGAATCCCACAGGGAGGATTGGATGCCTTTCACTTTCTTATTTCAACCGACGAGATGTCTCGTGTTGAAGGCGGAGTCTCCATTGCCCTTGGCGGCGCGTCCACAATCGGGTTGCCACCGGTACTCCATTATGGAACTCAGGAACAAAAGTCTCGTTGGTTTCCAGGACTATTCTCAGGGAATGTCAATTTCTGCTTAGGTATCACGGAGCCTGGTGGTGGTTCAGACGTGGCAAATATCCAAACCACGGCTGAAAAGTCTTCAGACGGCAAGTTCTACATTGTGAACGGTGCCAAGAAGTGGATTACAGGTGCTTCATGGGCAACTCACATGACTACTGCCGTACGAACCGGCGGTCCAGGTGCCAAAGGTGTTACAGTCCTCGAGATCCCGCTCGATAGCCCCGGAGTGTCTCggaccaagatcttcaacagCGGACAGAACGCTGGAGGGTCTAGTTTTGTAGATCTCGAAAATGTCAAAGTCCCAGTCGAGAATCGCATCGGTCCAGAGAACGAGGGCTTTGCAATCATCATGAAGAACTTCAACAGGGAAAGGTATGCACTCGCAGTCGGGTGTAATCGAAAGAGCCGGACCTGCCTTGCTATGTCGTTCTCATATGCTATGGAGCGCAAGACCTTTGGGAAGAGGTTGATTGAGAATCAAGTTATACGGCGCAAACTTGCTGAAGTTGCACACCGCGTCGAAGCTCACTGGGCTTGGCTTGAGCAGATTGCTTTCCAAGTCAATTCATCTGGTGAAGGCTGGCAGGAACCAAATATTGCAAGTCAGATAGCTTTGGTCAAGATCCAAGGCGGGCAGATGGTGGAATTGGCATGCAGAGAAGCTCAGCAAATCTTTGGGGGCGCCGGCTATCAAAAGGGCGGCCGTGGGGCGACAGTGGAACAAATCAGCCGCGACCTTCGGATGCTA GTAgttggcggcggcagcgaGGAGATTCTTACAGATCTTGCCCTTAGACAAGAAATAGGGGCCTTCAGTAAGCAGGCCAAAATGTAA